The following proteins are encoded in a genomic region of Streptomyces lunaelactis:
- a CDS encoding 4'-phosphopantetheinyl transferase family protein — MVAEAYDDSAPAELYPEEARVVANSVDSRRREFATARLCARRCLAQLGLPPGPLLPGRHGAPRWPESVTGSISHCTGYRVAALALTSDVAMMGIDAEPDQPLPAGVLESIALPGEIARLRRLRATEPGVCWDRLLFSMKEAVYKAWYPATGRRLDFEDADIEVDAAAASFTARIIPSRPQNRGESGLLKGRWLARRNLVVSAIAVPKAVVVPDELVPGWPVTCRKVPVSAGGHLG; from the coding sequence GTGGTGGCCGAGGCGTACGACGACTCCGCACCGGCCGAGCTGTATCCGGAGGAGGCCAGGGTCGTCGCGAACTCCGTGGACAGTCGGCGGCGTGAGTTCGCCACGGCACGGCTGTGCGCGCGACGCTGCCTCGCCCAGCTCGGCCTGCCACCCGGGCCCCTGCTGCCCGGCCGGCACGGAGCGCCGCGCTGGCCGGAATCCGTGACGGGCAGCATTTCGCACTGCACCGGCTATCGCGTCGCGGCCCTGGCCCTGACGTCCGATGTCGCCATGATGGGGATCGACGCGGAACCCGATCAGCCGCTGCCCGCAGGCGTGTTGGAGAGCATTGCCCTGCCCGGTGAAATCGCGCGGCTGCGCAGACTCCGGGCGACCGAACCCGGCGTGTGCTGGGACCGCCTGCTGTTCAGCATGAAGGAAGCGGTCTACAAGGCCTGGTATCCGGCCACGGGGCGCCGACTGGATTTCGAGGACGCCGACATCGAAGTGGACGCCGCGGCAGCCTCCTTCACGGCACGCATCATCCCTTCCCGGCCCCAGAACAGGGGAGAGTCCGGTCTTCTGAAGGGCCGTTGGCTGGCTCGGCGAAATCTTGTGGTCTCCGCCATCGCCGTACCGAAGGCGGTGGTCGTGCCTGACGAACTGGTTCCTGGCTGGCCGGTGACGTGTCGAAAGGTGCCGGTCAGTGCCGGAGGTCACCTTGGCTGA
- a CDS encoding transposase: MINNRRITGLVFIDRLLATLVHLRHGATHDVLACWVGVDRSTITRAIGEVRPLLATRGCTIAAGIRVRRLGLVKHLTGGPAVEILADAAYQGLAAQTGGRVVTPPHRKFKKNPPDWYEEIYERRRKAHSSRRIRVEHGIAHLRNWRALARHHGRRDHMSATVQAIAGLLSRQQTATRRPGQPR, translated from the coding sequence GTGATCAACAATCGGAGGATCACGGGACTGGTCTTCATCGACCGGCTCCTGGCCACGCTCGTCCACCTTCGCCACGGCGCGACTCACGACGTGCTGGCCTGCTGGGTCGGTGTTGACCGCTCCACGATCACCCGGGCGATCGGCGAGGTGCGGCCGCTGCTCGCAACCCGCGGCTGCACCATCGCGGCCGGCATCCGGGTCCGCAGGCTGGGCCTGGTCAAGCACCTGACTGGTGGCCCGGCCGTGGAGATCCTTGCCGACGCCGCCTACCAGGGCCTGGCCGCCCAGACCGGCGGCCGCGTGGTGACACCACCGCATCGCAAGTTCAAGAAGAACCCACCGGACTGGTACGAGGAGATCTACGAGCGCCGGCGCAAGGCGCATTCCTCACGCCGTATCCGGGTCGAGCATGGCATCGCACACCTCAGGAACTGGCGGGCACTCGCCCGTCACCACGGCCGCCGCGACCACATGAGCGCCACGGTCCAAGCCATCGCCGGGCTGCTTTCACGCCAGCAGACCGCCACCCGCAGGCCCGGTCAGCCAAGGTGA